One segment of Brassica napus cultivar Da-Ae chromosome C3, Da-Ae, whole genome shotgun sequence DNA contains the following:
- the LOC106388647 gene encoding membrane-anchored ubiquitin-fold protein 1: protein MAEVDNQLEIKFRLTDGSDIGPKAFPDATTVVALKETVISQWPREKENGPKTVKEVKLISAGKVLDNNKTVKDYRNPVSNLVGAVTTMHVIIQPLLTEKEKKPKGDDPKMNKCVCTVM, encoded by the exons ATGGCAGAAGTTGATAATCAACTAGAGATCAAGTTTAGGTTAACTGATGGTTCTGATATCGGCCCTAAAGCATTTCCTGATGCTACAACTGTTGTCGCCTTGAAGGAAACTGTTATTTCTCAATGGCCTAGAG AAAAGGAAAATGGGCCGAAGACAGTGAAAGAGGTGAAGTTGATAAGCGCAGGGAAAGTTTTGGACAACAACAAGACTGTTAAAGACTACCGAAACCCTGTCTCTAATCTCGTTGGCGCTGTCACCACAATGCACGTTATCATCCAACCTCTGCTTACTGAAAAAG AAAAGAAGCCTAAAGGTGATGATCCTAAGATGAACAAATGTGTCTGCACGGTCATGTAA
- the LOC111198363 gene encoding probable WRKY transcription factor 58 isoform X2 produces the protein MAAEDDVSSMRTTTLVAPTRPTITVPQRPPAIETAAYLFGGGDGLSLSPGPLSFVSSLFVDSFPDVLTPDIQRTTTFSQLLAGAISVSPGGGGGRSMAGMFAGGSTMFTIPSGLSPSSLLTSPMFFPPQSPGQTSLVQPQRPDSFPNQMPPSTSTAVHGRQYFEISQADHRARNHYNNPANNNNNNRTYNVVNVDKPADDGYNWRKYGQKPIKGCEYPRSYYKCTHVNCPVKKKVERSSDGQITQIIYKGQHDHEKPQNRRGGAGGGRNSGEISDIHYIGGSGQMMESSDDSGYGKDHDNDTDDDDLPASKIRKTDGGVSTTHRSVTEPKIVVQTRSEVDLLDDGYRWRKYGQKVVKGNPHPRSYYKCTTANCTVRKHVERASTDVKAVITTYEGKHNHDVPAPRNGTVAATSATAGTSDHHRMTSMSGNMQQHMSFANTNNTGQSPVLLRLKEDK, from the exons ATGGCGGCGGAGGACGATGTATCTTCGATGAGAACGACCACGTTAGTAGCTCCAACAAGACCCACGATCACAGTTCCTCAGAGACCACCGGCGATTGAAACGGCTGCGTATCTATTTGGCGGTGGAGATGGGCTTAGTCTGAGCCCAGGGCCACTTTCTTTTGTCTCCTCTTTGTTCGTTGATAGCTTCCCTGACGTTCTGACGCCGGATATTCAAAGGACAACAACGTTTTCTCAGCTTCTCGCCGGAGCTATCTCGGTGTCTCCAGGCGGAGGCGGAGGACGTTCGATGGCGGGGATGTTTGCCGGAGGAAGTACGATGTTTACAATTCCTTCTGGCCTTAGCCCTTCTAGTCTTCTTACCTCTCCCATGTTCTTTCCTCCTCAG TCACCAGGTCAGACCAGCCTTGTCCAACCGCAACGACCAGACTCATTTCCTAACCAGATGCCGCCATCGACATCCACGGCCGTGCATGGTCgtcaatattttgaaatttcgcAAGCTGATCATAGGGCTAGAAACCATTATAATAATCCGGCgaataacaacaataataacCGGACGTATAACGTGGTGAACGTTGATAAACCGGCGGATGACGGTTATAACTGGAGGAAGTACGGCCAAAAGCCGATCAAAGGGTGTGAATATCCAAGGAGTTATTACAAATGCACACATGTTAATTGTCCGGTTAAGAAGAAGGTTGAACGGTCATCAGATGGGCAGATCACTCAGATAATTTACAAAGGTCAGCATGACCACGAGAAGCCTCAAAACCGTCGTGGTGGTGCTGGTGGTGGCAGAAATTCTGGTGAAATTAGTGATATTCATTACATTGGTGGTTCAGGACAGATGATGGAGTCTAGTGATGATAGTGGTTATGGTAAGGATCATGATAATGATACTGATGATGACGATCTTCCGGCTTCAAAGATAAG AAAAACTGACGGTGGTGTGTCGACGACTCACCGGTCGGTGACCGAGCCGAAGATCGTCGTTCAGACAAGAAGTGAAGTCGACCTTCTGGACGATGGTTATAGGTGGCGCAAGTATGGACAAAAAGTTGTCAAAGGAAACCCCCATCCAAG GAGCTATTATAAATGTACAACGGCGAATTGTACGGTCCGTAAACATGTAGAGAGAGCTTCAACGGATGTGAAGGCTGTCATTACAACTTACGAAGGTAAACATAACCACGACGTGCCTGCCCCTAGAAACGGCACTGTCGCAGCAACCTCAGCGACGGCGGGAACGTCTGACCATCACCGTATGACATCAATGTCGGGGAATATGCAACAACATATGAGTTTCGCTAACACCAATAATACAGGCCAATCTCCGGTTCTCTTGAGATTGAAAGAAGACAAATAA
- the LOC111198363 gene encoding probable WRKY transcription factor 58 isoform X1, protein MAAEDDVSSMRTTTLVAPTRPTITVPQRPPAIETAAYLFGGGDGLSLSPGPLSFVSSLFVDSFPDVLTPDIQRTTTFSQLLAGAISVSPGGGGGRSMAGMFAGGSTMFTIPSGLSPSSLLTSPMFFPPQQSPGQTSLVQPQRPDSFPNQMPPSTSTAVHGRQYFEISQADHRARNHYNNPANNNNNNRTYNVVNVDKPADDGYNWRKYGQKPIKGCEYPRSYYKCTHVNCPVKKKVERSSDGQITQIIYKGQHDHEKPQNRRGGAGGGRNSGEISDIHYIGGSGQMMESSDDSGYGKDHDNDTDDDDLPASKIRKTDGGVSTTHRSVTEPKIVVQTRSEVDLLDDGYRWRKYGQKVVKGNPHPRSYYKCTTANCTVRKHVERASTDVKAVITTYEGKHNHDVPAPRNGTVAATSATAGTSDHHRMTSMSGNMQQHMSFANTNNTGQSPVLLRLKEDK, encoded by the exons ATGGCGGCGGAGGACGATGTATCTTCGATGAGAACGACCACGTTAGTAGCTCCAACAAGACCCACGATCACAGTTCCTCAGAGACCACCGGCGATTGAAACGGCTGCGTATCTATTTGGCGGTGGAGATGGGCTTAGTCTGAGCCCAGGGCCACTTTCTTTTGTCTCCTCTTTGTTCGTTGATAGCTTCCCTGACGTTCTGACGCCGGATATTCAAAGGACAACAACGTTTTCTCAGCTTCTCGCCGGAGCTATCTCGGTGTCTCCAGGCGGAGGCGGAGGACGTTCGATGGCGGGGATGTTTGCCGGAGGAAGTACGATGTTTACAATTCCTTCTGGCCTTAGCCCTTCTAGTCTTCTTACCTCTCCCATGTTCTTTCCTCCTCAG CAGTCACCAGGTCAGACCAGCCTTGTCCAACCGCAACGACCAGACTCATTTCCTAACCAGATGCCGCCATCGACATCCACGGCCGTGCATGGTCgtcaatattttgaaatttcgcAAGCTGATCATAGGGCTAGAAACCATTATAATAATCCGGCgaataacaacaataataacCGGACGTATAACGTGGTGAACGTTGATAAACCGGCGGATGACGGTTATAACTGGAGGAAGTACGGCCAAAAGCCGATCAAAGGGTGTGAATATCCAAGGAGTTATTACAAATGCACACATGTTAATTGTCCGGTTAAGAAGAAGGTTGAACGGTCATCAGATGGGCAGATCACTCAGATAATTTACAAAGGTCAGCATGACCACGAGAAGCCTCAAAACCGTCGTGGTGGTGCTGGTGGTGGCAGAAATTCTGGTGAAATTAGTGATATTCATTACATTGGTGGTTCAGGACAGATGATGGAGTCTAGTGATGATAGTGGTTATGGTAAGGATCATGATAATGATACTGATGATGACGATCTTCCGGCTTCAAAGATAAG AAAAACTGACGGTGGTGTGTCGACGACTCACCGGTCGGTGACCGAGCCGAAGATCGTCGTTCAGACAAGAAGTGAAGTCGACCTTCTGGACGATGGTTATAGGTGGCGCAAGTATGGACAAAAAGTTGTCAAAGGAAACCCCCATCCAAG GAGCTATTATAAATGTACAACGGCGAATTGTACGGTCCGTAAACATGTAGAGAGAGCTTCAACGGATGTGAAGGCTGTCATTACAACTTACGAAGGTAAACATAACCACGACGTGCCTGCCCCTAGAAACGGCACTGTCGCAGCAACCTCAGCGACGGCGGGAACGTCTGACCATCACCGTATGACATCAATGTCGGGGAATATGCAACAACATATGAGTTTCGCTAACACCAATAATACAGGCCAATCTCCGGTTCTCTTGAGATTGAAAGAAGACAAATAA
- the LOC106388648 gene encoding cyclin-dependent kinase C-2 C-like — translation MGCFNSKHSSPAGPPRRLRRRLDAAVHRSHPQNNHNRHVLPTPPSHRRVVNSSPKKHRKNDNDAPRSKTTGVSLRSGLSHGNVEAEQVAAGWPSWLSSAAPEAVHGWIPLRAEDFEKREKIGQGTYSNVFRACEVSTGRVMALKKIRVQNFETENIRFIAREIMILRRLDHPNIMKLEGIIASRNSNSMYFVFDYMEHDLEGLCTSPDIQFTEAQIKCYMQQLIWGVEHCHLRGIMHRDIKAANILVNNKGVLKLADFGLASIVTPRNKNQLTSRVVTLWYRAPELLMGSTSYSLSVDLWSVGCVFAEILTGRPLLKGRTEIEQLHKIYKLCGSPNEDLWEKNKLHPQTKMFKTQHQYEGCLREIFEEFPKTAIDLLENLLSIDPEKRGTASSALMSEYFNTKPYACDPSTLPKYPPNKEMDAKYREELQRRRRVTIKKRDNLASKKAGKSRRTIREPTNLNKLPTQQESKKEAETEIIVQTPSETSSQATTRSEFPYTGLSQTTAPASGFAWAGTKKRKENDAASTLTYNQPAGSASHVSGMSMAFAKNTFGLTINEDKPFLRPHVSLDSSGVHHKKPEEDTASQMNAGANAKIFQTNGMNEILRRTESDARIGVQRPPKIERG, via the exons ATGGGTTGCTTCAACTCCAAGCATTCTTCTCCTGCGGGTCCTCCACGCCGTCTCCGCCGCCGTTTAGACGCAGCCGTCCACCGAAGTCATCCCCAAAACAATCACAACCGTCATGTTCTTCCCACTCCGCCATCTCACCGCCGTGTCGTCAACTCATCTCCTAAAAAACATCGCAAAAATGACAACGATGCTCCAAGATCAAAGACGACCGGAGTTAGCCTGAGATCGGGATTGTCGCATGGCAATGTAGAGGCTGAGCAGGTGGCGGCTGGTTGGCCCTCCTGGCTTAGCTCTGCCGCACCGGAGGCCGTTCATGGGTGGATCCCATTACGCGCCGAGGACTTTGAAAAAAGAGAGAAG ATTGGGCAAGGGACGTATAGCAACGTGTTCAGGGCTTGTGAGGTATCAACGGGACGAGTTATGGCTCTAAAGAAAATAAGGGTTCAGAATTTCGAAACCGAAAACATAAGATTCATAGCGAGAGAAATCATGATTTTGAGAAGATTAGATCATCCAAACATCATGAAACTCGAAGGGATCATTGCGTCACGTAATTCAAACAGCATGTACTTTGTTTTCGATTACATGGAACACGATCTCGAAGGCTTATGTACATCTCCTGACATCCAATTCACAGAGGCACAG atAAAATGCTACATGCAGCAGCTTATATGGGGAGTAGAACATTGTCATTTACGAGGGATCATGCACAGAGACATTAAAGCCGCAAACATTCTGGTGAATAACAAAGGAGTTTTAAAGCTAGCTGATTTCGGACTAGCTAGCATTGTAACACCAAGAAACAAGAATCAGCTAACAAGCCGGGTTGTGACGCTATGGTACCGTGCACCTGAACTTCTAATGGGTTCCACGAGTTATAGCTTATCAGTCGATCTTTGGAGCGTTGGATGTGTTTTCGCTGAGATTCTTACCGGAAGACCACTTCTTAAAGGAAGAACAGAG ATTGAACAGCTTCACAAAATCTACAAACTCTGTGGATCACCAAATGAAGACCTTTGGGAAAAGAACAAGCTCCATCCTCAAactaagatgtttaaaacacaACATCAATATGAAGGTTGTCTGAGAGAAATATTTGAGGAGTTTCCGAAAACAGCAATTGATCTTCTCGAGAATCTATTATCTATTGATCCAGAGAAACGAGGAACTGCCTCTTCTGCTCTCATGTCAGAG tACTTTAACACAAAGCCTTACGCTTGTGATCCATCGACATTACCTAAGTACCCTCCTAACAAAGAAATGGATGCTAAGTACCGTGAAGAACTTCAACGAAG GAGAAGAGTTACTATAAAGAAAAGAGATAACTTGGCATCCAAGAAAGCGGGAAAATCACGTAGAACAATCAGAGAGCCTACAAACCTTAACAAGTTACCAACCCAGCAG GAATCGAAGAAGGAAGCCGAGACAGAGATCATTGTCCAGACACCATCAGAGACATCATCTCAAGCGACGACACGAAGCGAGTTTCCTTACACCGGTTTATCTCAAACCACGGCGCCGGCAAGCGGGTTTGCATGGGCTGGGACTAAGAAGAGGAAAGAAAACGACGCAGCTTCAACGCTAACTTATAACCAGCCTGCAGGATCTGCTAGCCACGTCAGTGGAATGAGCATGGCATTTGCTAAGAACACTTTTGGGCTAACAATAAATGAAGACAAACCGTTTCTTAGGCCGCACGTTTCTCTAGACTCCTCTGGCGTGCACCACAAGAAACCAGAAGAAGATACGGCGAGTCAAATGAATGCTGGGGCGAATGCGAAGATTTTTCAAACTAATGGGATGAATGAGATATTACGGAGGACTGAGAGTGATGCCAGAATCGGTGTCCAAAGACCGCCAAAAATAGAAAGAGGTTAA